The region TGAGCCTTGCTGGCCGGTGACCGGAGACTGACAGGCGCGGGGAGGGGGTGAAATGCAGCCACTGCCCAGTCTGGATGAGCTCAGGCAAGCTGGCAAACGAGAGCTGTCACGGCTGCTGACGCGGCTTGAGACGTCGTCGGCAGATTCGGAGGTTGTGGCATTCCTGGATCAGGCCTGTCGCTGTGAGGCCGGCATGGTCCTTGGTCTGACCGGCCCTCCCGGCGTTGGCAAGTCCACACTGACGGATGCGCTTATCCGTCAGTCGCGCGCAGCAGCGAAGCGGGTTGCCGTTTTGGCGATCGATCCGTCTTCGCAGCTGACCGGAGGTGCGCTGCTGGGGGACCGGACACGCCTTCAGACCGATCCGGAGGACCAGGCGATCTTTGTGCGCTCGATGGCGGCACGTGATCGCCTGGGTGGTCTTTCTGATCACGCGATCGCTGCCATCGCAATGCTGCGATCGGTCTTCGATCTGGTGATCGTGGAATCGGTCGGTATTGGTCAGTCCGAGGGCGATCTCGTCCATGCCTGTGACACGCTGGTCCTTTGCATTCAGCCAGGTTCCGGCGACAGCCTTCAGTTCATGAAAGCCGGTATCATGGAGCTTCCTGATGTGGTGGCTGTGACCAAGTCCGATATGGGGGCAGCGGCCCGGCGGGCGGCTTCCGACGTCGTTGGCGCTTTGTCATTGGCGCAGCCGGAGAGTGATCAATGGAGTGTTCCGGTGTGCGAAATTTCGGCACGAATCGGATCTGGCATCGACGATCTCATGCGGGTGATTGAGAAGCACAAGCTTTTTCTGAACCAGAGCGGTCGCCTCCTGCCCAGACGCGCGGCGCAACATGAGCATTGGTTCAGGGACATGGTTCGAACCCGCTACGGCACAGCCGGTCTTAAAATTGCAAATTCTGATCGGGGCCGGCGGTTCCTGAAAGAGGCCTCCAGCGCGCCGTTTTCGAGCTATCGTGATTTTTCAAAGGTGATCGAGCAGCGGTTGTTTGATGAACCGGCTCTGTAGTGTGCCTGGATTGTCCTAACCCTTGGCGAGCTTTAGTGGCAGGCTCGGCTGCTGCTCTTCGTTTGCCGCGACAGCCATTGCCTGTTTCATCGCGCGATCGTCCAGGAATTCGGCCAGGGCCTCATCGGCAAGAGGCCGTGAGATGTAAAAGCCTTGCATCCTGTGACAGCCGTTGTCCGCAAGGAAGCCGATCTGATGCCGCGCCTCAATACCCTCAGCGACAATGGTCATTCCAAGGGCCTGACCCAGCTGGATAATGGAGGTCAAAATGGCTTCGGCTTCGAGGCTGTCATCCATGTCCGAGATGAAGTCGCGATCGATTTTCAGAGTGTCGAACGGGAACTTGCGCAGATAGCTGAGGCTTGAGTAGCCGGAGCCGAAATCATCAAGCGCGATCTTAACTCCGCGATCCTGCAAGCGCTTCATGGAGTTGAGGATGGTCATGTGCTGACCGGCAAAGACGCTTTCGGTGACCTCGATTTCCAACCTGTTCGGCGCGAGATTGAAGGCATCAAGCGTCTCCAGGATCATTTCGACGAACCGTGGATGCTTGAACTGGGTTGGGGAAACATTCACCGATACCAGCAGGTCGGGCCAGCGATGGGCATCGCGGCAAGCCCGGCGCAAGATCCATTGGCCAAGATCGTTTATCAGACCGGTTTCCTCGGCGAGCGGAATAAAACTGGAGGGAGAAATTGATCCCATCTCAGGATGGGTCCATCTTGCGAGTGCCTCAACTGCGATGACTTCGTTTGCGCTGGCATCGCATTGCGGCTGATATGCCACCTCCAGAGAGTCGTTGTCGATTGCCCTGCGCAGTTCCCTGGACATCTTGTCCTTCGTCTGGACAGTCTCCTGCATGGAGTTGTCAAAGAATGACCAGCGGCCGCGGCCGTTCTCTTTTGCGTCATAGAGGGCGATGTCGGCCTTGCGCAGGAGTTCACCGGGATCGGTGCCATCGCGGGGCGCAAGTGCTGCGCCCATAGAGAGGCTGACGAACAGTTCGTTGTTGTCTATGCGTATTGGCCGGACCATCTGATCCTGAACGCGGGTCAATATCTGCTCGACTGACTGCTGATCTTCGCAATCGGCCAGCAGCATGGCGAACTCATCGCCGCTGATGCGTGCAATCACCCCGGTTTTCGGTGCAATTGCCTTCAATCGACCTGCGACAGCGCGAATGACTTCGTCACCTGCTGCATGACCAAGCGTGTCGTTGATGTCCTTGAAGCGATCAAGGTCAATGTAGACGATGGCTGATCCGACCGCTTCATCTTGTGTTTTCTTGAGAGCCTCGCCGAGCAAAGTCGAGAACTGCTCGCGGTTCGGCAGGCCTGAAAGGGAATCATGGCTGGCGGTATGCACGGCCTGAGCCTGGCTGCTGGCCAGCCTGCGTGTCGTTTGCCGGGTAAAATCGATGACGCCGATCGTCAGTCCGACAATGGCCAACGCGAGGATCAGCAGCACCGGCGCAACCCGGCCAAGCATTTCCGTGCCCGGCTTGTTTGGCCGCCATTGGAGATTGCCTATGACGACGCCCTTGGGCGAGCGCAGTTCGACCGTCGCAAGCCGCGGAAGAAGCCCGGCGTTTTCAATCAGCCTCAGGTCGGCCAGACCGGAGATATTGGCGATCTTGGCAAGCGCTTCGCTGTCCAGCTTGTCGAAGCTGACGAGCACTGCAGGCGGTCTGCGCACGGCCGTGATCGTGTGCACTTCCTGGGTGATTGCCGCGGCACTGAAAAAGTAGACGTGAGAGCCTATCCGAACGAGGCCCGTTTCCGCGAGGACACGACCGTCATTGGTCTGATCCTGCTTGAAGCGATAGAGACCTGACGGAGTACGCTGAAACGATGTGATGTAGCGGGCGCGCGTTCTGGCGATTGCAGTCGAAAGATGGTTCTGGATCTCTGGCGTCATCCAGTCGCGGCTAAGTTTCTCATCGTAGATGAAAACTGGTTCGCGTTCGCGATCAACGATCAATGCACGGGAAAAGCCGTAGGTGGATTTCAGCCAGTGCCCGATGTTGTTGTAAAGCCAGGCTTGGTCGAGTTTATCACCCACCGTGTTGAAATAGGCCTGATCCCAGACGACGGTGCCAACCTGCTGCCGCGCCATCTGGTCAAGCTTCAGCTTCAAAGCACCGTTGAGCAGTTTTCGCTGACTGTTCTCGGCACTTTCGTCGGAAATCTGCGAGGACCAGATCATCAGTCCACAGACACAGGCAACGGCGAGAACAACGACCGCGATCATCGGAATGATGATTGCAGTTGCGATTTTGCCACCGGACCCTTCCGTCACCAGTTTCATTCAACGCTCCCAGCTCACTTTGCGGCAGTATCCACAAGAGCTGTTAATGAATGCCGGAGAAGTCTGGTTAACAGAGAATGACAGAGAGCATTTTGTTCAAAATACCCGGTTTCTTGGGTCGGAAATCTCTCATTTTCATTCATTTATGTTCAAATTCTGCAATTCTAGATCAACTGCAGCCCGCGGAAGCTCACCTGACCTTCTCTGCCCACAACAATGTGATCGTGAACTTCTACACCCAAAGGTTTTGCGATATCGATGATCTGCTTTGTCATCTGGATATCGGCGCGAGAGGGAGTTGGATCGCCCGAGGGATGATTGTGAACGAGAATGATGGCAGTGGCAGAGAGTTCGAGGGCGCGCCGAATGACTTCGCGTGGATAGACCGGCGTATGGTCTACCGTTCCGGTCTGCTGCACTTCGTCTGCGAGGAGGCCGTTGCGTTTGTCGAGGAAGAGTATTCGAAATTCTTCGACGTCAGAAAACGCCATTGCAGTTCGAATGTAGTCGATCACTTTAGACCAGGATGAGAGCGGCGCGCGGGTATCGACTTCACCGCGGGCAAAGCGCAACGCCGTTGCCTGTGCGAGCTTCAGCGTATCGATGACCTTTTCCCCGACGCCATCGACTTCGTTCAGTCTCTTGCGTGGAGCCGCGAGAACACCGGAGAAGGACCCGAACTTACCAATGAGCGCCTTGGCGATGGGTTTGGTGTCCCGGCGCGGAATGGCCGAGAACAGGAGAAGCTCAAGTAATTCATAATCGGCAAAGCCGTTCGGGCCATGATCGCGGAAGCGCTGGCGTAATCTTTCTCTATGGCCATCGTCGTCCGACTTTTTCGGCTTGTCGGGCTTTGCGGCCTTTTCTGCAAAACCGTCCGGCGTTGCCGCCATCGGCATTGGTCTCCTGCGTTTTAATACTCCGGCGACGTGACCTTACTCTTTCGAAAGACCAGGGGTGTGGAGGCCGGAAGGGGAGAGGGTGAAGATCTCGCAGCCATCCTGGGTGATCCCGATGGAATGTTCATATTGTGCTGAAAGAGAACGATCCCGTGTGACCGCGGTCCAGCCATCGCTTAGGACTTTGACCTGAGGGCGGCCGGTGTTGACCATCGGCTCGATCGTGAAAATCATGCCAGGCTTCAATTCGACGCCTTCGCCGTGGCGTCCATAATGAAGGATGTTCGGAGTGTCGTGGAAAAGTTTGCCGACGCCATGGCCGCAAAAGTCTCGTACGACAGAGTAGCGATGGCTCTCAACAAAGGTCTGGATCGCAGCGCCAATATCGCCGGTGGTGTTGCCAGGTTTGGCGGCTTCAATCCCCAGCATCAGAGATTCATAGGTGATTTCGAGAAGCCGTTCAGCCTTGCGATTGATCTGGCCGACCGGATACATGCGACTCGAATCGCCATGCCAGCCATCAAGAATGAACGTGACATCGATGTTGACGATGTCGCCTTCACGCAGAGGCTTTTCATTCGGGATGCCGTGACAGACGACGTGGTTGATCGATGTGCAAGAGGACTTTGTGTAACCGCGGTAGTTCAGCGTCGCGGGTATGGCACCGTGCGATTCTCCATAGGCGAATACGAAGTCGTCAATCTCCTGGGTGGTCACGCCGGGTTTCACCATCTGCGCAAGCTCATCGAGGCAGGTGGCGGTCAATTGACTGGCCTTCTTCATTCCGGCGAAGTCGCCCTGGTCGTAGATACGGACCTGGCCGGTGTTTTTCAAAGGGGCTTCAGCGGCGTCGATATAGGTGACCATGAACTGTCGTTGCTCTTTATCTTGGGCCTCAAGACGCGACAGGGTCGATAGTCCGCCGTCAAAGCGTCCGGCCTTAATATGGGCCATTGCAAGATTGTTACCTTTCCAAATATCGCCTTGTGCTGCGGATTGCTAGAGGCGCGGCAAAAGGCTTTTAAAAACCTGGCGAGGCGACTTGCGGTTTTCAGGGCCAAAGGGTACCCAGAGGTTGAATGCGGGCGTGGCGAAATTGGTAGACGCAAGGGACTTAAAATCCCTCGGCCTTAGGCTGTACGGGTTCGAGTCCCGTCGCCCGCACCAGGCTCTCGAGAGCCGGAGATTGGCAAACGAAGCTCTTCAGTGTAGGGAAGAGCTTCGAGCGTTCCGCAAACGGCAACGCTGACGATTTGCAAATTTCAAGATGCGGGGCCAAAGACACCCCGCCGGAACAGCGCAGCCGCCGGGAAGCATCTTTTTGATTTCACTCCGTCCAGTCCTCAATGTCCTGGGATTTCTGTATGTCGGGCTTGCCACGGCCATGCTGATCCCCGCGATCGTCGATGTCGCCGCCAAGAATGCGGATTGGCAGGCCTTCGTGTTTTCTTCGCTTCTGACGGGGCTTGTAGGCATGCTTCTGTCGATCGCGGTCGGGGGATCGCTGTCGAAGGGCCTCGATACGCGTCAAACCTTCATTTTGACGACGCTTGCCTGGGCCAGCCTGCCTGCCTTCGGTGCATTGCCGTTCTTGTGGCTGGGTATTGGTTATGCGGATGCAGTGTTTGAGGCTGTTTCTGGGTTCACGACCACAGGTTCCACGGTCTTGAGCGGCCTCGACAACCTGCCTCCGGGTTTGCTTGTCTGGCGATCGATCATGCAGTGGATGGGCGGCGTCGGGATCATCGTTATGGCGATTGTTCTGCTGCCGTTTCTGCGAATTGGCGGAATGCAGCTATTTCAAAGTGAAAACTCTGACCGCTCGGAGAAGATCGTCAGCCGATCGGTTGAATTGATCCGGCTGCTTGGTCTTGCCTATCTTTTCCTGACAGTGCTTTGCATCGTCGCCTATCTGGCCACCGGCTTTGATCTGTTCGATGCCTTCAATCACGCGCTGACCACGATCTCGACGGGTGGTTATTCCACACACGACCAGTCCTTTGGCTATTTCACAAATCCGGCGTCTGGCTGGGTTGCGGTTGTCTTCATGCTCATCGGAGCGATGCCTTTCGTTCTTTTGATTCAGGCGCTGCGAGGTCAGCCGCTGGTGCTCTGGCGCGACCCGCAGGTTCGCTCCCTGGTTGCGTTTCTCGCAATCGTCTCGCTGCTTTTGACCGTCTATCTGGGCGTCAAGATGCGCTTCCCCTTCGATGAGGCGTTACTGCGCGCGACCTTCAATGTGATCTCCATCGTTACGGGGACCGGGTATGCGCTCGGCGATTACACCGAGTGGGGCCCGCCGGTCATCGGCTTGGCGCTCCTGTTGAAATTCGTCGGTGGCTGTACCGGATCAACGACCGGCGGAATCAAGGTTTTCCGCTTTCTGGTGTTTTTCGGCACGGTGCGTGCCCATTTGCGCCGCATGGTCCGTCCGAACCGGGTCATGTCGGAAGAATATGGCGGAACGCGCCTGACGCAGGAACTGTCCTTCTCGGTTCTGGCGTTCCTCGTGGTTTATCTCGGCTCTGTTGGTGTGATCACGCTAGCGCTGTCCTTCTTTGACCTAGACCTTGTGACCGCCGTGTCGGCTGCTGCCACGTCTGTCGGCAACGTCGGTCCGGGCCTTGGGCCGATCATTGGCCCGGCGGGGAATTTTGCGCCGCTGCCGGACGGGGCGAAGTGGCTGCTGTCCTTTGCAATGCTCATGGGGCGTCTTGAGCTCTTCACGGTATTGGTTTTGCTCGACCCTGACTTCTGGTCGCGCTGAGTTCTACATACTTGTTTCTCTTTTGTTCCCGCACTAGACAAGGGTCATGAAGTTTCCAACTCCCCTTGTCAGTGGCCGCCTCGTCAAGCGGTACAAGCGTTTTCTGGCCGACGTCATTCTCGATGAAGATGGCTCCGAGGTGACGGCTCATTGTGCCAATCCAGGCTCTATGCTGGGTCTGAAGGAGCCGGGGTCGCGGGTTTGGCTGTCGATCTCGGACAATCCCAAGCGCAAGCTGAAATACTCGTGGGAAGTGATGGAGGCGGACGGTGCGCTCGTCGGCATCAACACGGCTCATCCCAATGGCCTTGTCGAGGAAGCGATCCGGGCGGGAAGGGTGCCTGAACTGTCTGACTTTGCAAGCCTTCGCCGTGAAGTGAAATACGGCAAGAATTCCAGGATCGATATCCTACTGGAATCGGCTGATGGCGCGAAGACCTATGTGGAGATCAAGAACGTTCATCTGATGCGCGAGGCGGGACACGCCGAATTCCCAGATTCTGTGACCGCGCGCGGTGCAAAGCATCTCGCAGAGATGTCTGACATGGTCGCCGAGGGACATCGTGCGGCGATGGTTTTTCTCGTGCAGCGGCCTGACTGTGCCAAGCTGTCTCTTGCTGGAGATATTGACCCCAACTACGCAGCTGCTTTTGCAGCTGCACGGTCTGCCGGGGTCGAAGCCTATGCCGTCGGCTGTGATGTCAGGGTCGACGGCATCGACGTCGACAAAATCGTCGAACTCACCGTTTGAACGCGGGCCTTTGCCTGCTGGCTCGACTCAGGCCTGCAGGACAACGATGTTGGTGCCGTTCGGAACGCGATTGTAGAGATCGATCACATCCTGATGCATGAGTCGGACACATCCTGAAGATACGGCCTTGCCTATCGAATAGGCTTCGGATGTGCCGTGCAACCGGTACAACGTGTCGCGATTGCCCTCGAAGATGTAGAGCGCGCGTGCGCCCAAAGGGTTGTCCAGGGCTGGGGCCATACCGTTCCGGTATTTCTCCAGCTCCGGCTGGCGCTCGATCATTTCCGCGGGAGGGGTCCAGGTCGGCCACTCGCGCTTGTAGGCTATACGTGCCTTGCCGCCCCAGGCAAAACCGGCCCGGCCGATGCCCACGCCGTAGCGCATGGCCTTGTTGTTTTCCATGGTGAGATAGAGAAAGCGATTTGGCGTGTCGACGATGATCGTTCCGGCAGGGTACTCGGAGCGGTAGTCGACGTATTGGCGATAATAGAGCGGATCGACCTTCGTCAGATCAACAGCCGGTATCGGGAAACGCTCTTCCGGCATGGCCCTGTACATTTGCAGATATTCGGGTGCGATCCGACGGCCGGCAGGCGGTGCCGCCTCTGGCAGGCGTGGCGACTGGCGTGTGTAACTGGTACAGCCAGCGAGGGCGGCGGCGGAGGCAGTCAGACAAAAGGTTCTGCGTGTCAGGGACATTCGGGGGCCTTGATGATGCGACGGGCATGGTGGCGGGTGGGCGATGTTGCTCACCCTCAAGATGGGTAACGCGGCTGGAGCGAAGCTGTTCCATGCGTTTGATGCGTTGCGTATCAGGAAAAATAAGCCAAGAAAGTGGCAAGGGCCTCAATCCCTCGTGTGCTCACGCAGGATTGAAGCCTTTTGCGACTTGTTGTGATTTTGCAGTGCTGCAGAAAGGTCAACCGGCCGTGTCTTTTGAAAGCGGCGGCTGGAACTGCCATCCCATATCCCAGGGGAAATAGATCCATGTGTCCTGGGAGACTTCGGTGATGAAGGTGTCGACCATCGGCACACCAACCGGCTTGGCATAGACTGTTGCGTAATGTGCCTTGGGCAGCATTTCGCGCACGACCTTCAGCGTCTTTCCGGTGTCAACGAGGTCATCGATCACGAGAACGCCGCTGCCCTGGCCGTCTTCAAGATCAATCACCTTGGGATCGACTGGCTTGATGACCTTCAGCTGCCCCTGGTTTTCGTAGTCATGATAGGAGGCGATGCAGACGGTCTCGATCGTGCGAATCCCGAGTTCGCGAGCAACGATCCCGGCCGGCACCAAGCCGCCGCGGGTGACGCAGACAATGGCTTTCCATTCGCCTTCGCTCGACAGCCGCCACGCAAGCGCGCGTGAGTCCCGGTGAAACATGTCCCAGGAGACGGGAAAGGCTTTGTTTTGTGCTGGGTTTTCCATGTGGTGTCCTTTGAAACTTTGTTCTTATAAGGCTTCTTACGCCAGCGCGCCCGCAACGGCTTCGCGCACAGCAGCTGTGGCCGCTTCTAATGTGTCTTCATCCCGTGAGCGGATCACGATCTGAGTGGTGAAACGGCCATCGTTCGTCCGTGGATAGGAACCGATCAGCGTCTCGGGGAAACGGGTCTGGATCTCGCCGACCTGGTCCGCAAGCCGGCTTTCCGGCACATCCGCGTCGACATAGCGCGAGAGCATCTTCCGCCCGGTTTGCAGCGTCGGTGCAATGGCATCGACCATGGCCTGCATGATCGACGGCACGCCGGCCATGACATGGACGTTCTCGATCCGGAAGCCGGGTGCCTTGGAAACCGGGTTGTCGATCAGGTCGGCGCCTTCGGGGATCCGTGCCATACGCAGACGGGCGGGTGTCAGCTGACCGGGAGGATAATGGGCCTCAAGGATCGCTTTGGCGCGGGGATCAACATCTATCGGGACCCCGAAGGCAGCCGCAATGCTGTCAGCCGTGATGTCGTCGTGGGTGGGGCCAATGCCACCGGAGGTGAAAACATAGGTGTACCCGGCGCGCAGTTCGTTGACCGCATCGACGATTTTTTCGGTTACGTCGGGGACGATGCGCACTTCGCGCAGGTCAATACCAATGGTGGTCAGATAATCGGCAAGAAAGCCGATGTTCTTGTCTTTGGTCCGGCCGGAGAGAATCTCGTCGCCGATGACGAGGAACGCTGCGGTTACCTCTTGATCTGCCTCAGCTGTCGTCATGGCCTGTCTCCCGGGAGTGATTGGACGATGCCTTTAGCCCAAGCGCGGCGCAGGCTCAAGGTTTGAGGCACTGTTTCACGGCGAAAGGGCGAATTGGCAGCCGCTCAGGACGGTGGCGTCCAGCCATAGATCCAGTCCATGCGGGCAGAAAGACTTTCAGGAGAGGACATGCGCAGGACGGTGTCACGGCCAAGAGCCAGCGGCCCGCTCATGTGGTAGATGCGCCCGTTTTCCTCGGCTGTCTTTTGAACCTTGCGCACCCGTTCACGTCGTTGCCGTTCAAACCTACATAGAGCATCTGCGATATCTGTGGTTTCGGGCGTGAGCACGCTTGCTAGCACCAACGCGTCCTCGATGGCCATGGCAGCGCCTTGCGCAGCAAAGGGCAGCATGGCGTGCGCAGCATCACCAATCAAAACCGTCTTGCCTTGGGCCCAGGGTCCGGTGGCCGGCACGCCGCAAAGAGCCCACTTCAGCCAGCTGTCCGGCGTTTCAAGAAGCCGCCGTGCATCTGGCGCCCATTGCGCAAAGCGCTTGAGAAGGGAAATTCGATCTGCTGGTGCCGACCAATCCTGTTCATTCCAGTCTTCGGCAACGAGCACAACGATGTTGAATGCGCTTTGTTGGCGGATGGGGTAGTGGACGATGTGGGCGTCCTTGCCGAGCCAAAGGCCCGTGTCTCGAAGAAGGCCTGGATCGACCTGATCGGCGCGCAATGTGGCGCGATAGGCCGTGCGGCCACTGAATTTGGCTGTTGCATGCTCACGCAAGGTTTCGCGCACTCTTGACCAGACGCCGTCGGCGCCGACAAGGGCCTTGGCCTGCAGAGTGAGGTTGCGGCCGTCGTCTGCCTGGAACGTTACGCTAAGATTGCCAGCCTCGTCGACATGGCTGCCGATGAAGCTGTGTCCAAAGCGAACTTCAACCGATGGCAACGAGCGGGCTTTGTCGTAGAGCGCTTTTTGCAGATCTGCGCGATGGGACAGTAGGTAAGGAGCACCATACCGTGCGGATGCCTCCGATCCCAACGGGATGTGGGCAAGCGCCTTGCCGCTTCGGGCAGATCGGATGCGGATTGCTTCCGGCGCTGAGGCCGTCTTGCGCACCGCTTCCAGAACGCCGATCTTGTCAAGGCACTTGCAGGCGTTGGGGGAAAGCTGAAGCCCTGCGCCGACTTCCGACAGGGCGCTTGCGCGTTCTAGCACAAGAACTCGATGGCCGGCCCGCGAGAGTGCGACAGCGGCAGTCAGGCCACCGATTCCGGCGCCCGCGATCACAAGCGGTGCGTTCATCTGCGTCGCATGCTCATCGGCAAGCCAATCTCAATGCCAAGGATCTGATGATGTCTGACGTCAGGCCGCTTTGGGTGTCCAGACACAGTCGGCAGGAGACGATTCTGTCGGCTTCAAGGTCGCGTCGAACTTGTATAGCGTCGAGCAATACGGACAGACAATCTCGTTTTCCTCTCCCAGATCGAGAAAAACATGCGGATGATCGAACGGTGGATTCGCGCCAATGCACATGAATTCACGAGCACCGATCGCGATCGAGTCGTGGCCACTTGCGTTCTGGAAATGTGGGACAATGTGATCCGCCATGGGTCCATTCCATTCCATCAAGGTTTATCTTGCGGGCGACCATACTCATTTGCATGGCACTTGTGTAGGGGCAAGACGTCGAGATCCCCACCGCTTGATAAGGTCCGCGGGAAGCAGCCTGCTGCCTTTGCCATGTTCTTTATAGATCAGATGAAATCTCGCCCAGCTACTCAAAGCGGGTTTCCCCGGCGCTCCATTCGACCTAATGTTGGTGGAAACGTTGATTACCCTTTACGTAAGAGTAAGGTGAGGGAATGCCGAAATTTGAAAAAGACGGGGTCGAAATCTCATTTCTGGATGAGGGCGAGGGCGATCCGATCCTGCTCATACATGGGTTCGCATCAAACAAGTCGATCAACTGGGAGTATCCCGGTTGGGTGGATCTCCTGGTCAAGGACGGCCGTCGCGTGATTGCCCTGGACAACAGGGGGCATGGCGAAAGCTCTAAGTTCTATGATCCTGAGGCCTATGGTGCACCGGTGATGGCAGAAGACGCTTTCCGTCTGTTGAACCATCTGGATCTGCAGACCGTTGACGTCATGGGGTATTCCATGGGCGCGCGCATTTCCGCTTTCCTGACTCTCAATCATGCTGATCGGGTGAACAGGGTGATTTTCGGCGGACTTGGCTATGGAATGGTTAGTGGCGTTGGGGACCCCGAGCCGATCGCTTCCGCTCTCGAAGCCGAGCAGCTGCGAGATGTGACGGACCGCACAGGGCGGGCCTTCAGGGCCTTTGCCGAGCAGACAAAGTCAGACCGACTGTCACTGGCCGCCTGTATGCGCTCATCACGTCAGAAGATTTCCGAGGACGATATTTCCCGGATCACGCGTCCTGTGCTCGTCGCCGTTGGAACCAACGACGATATTGCAGGATCGCCGCAACGTCTTGCAGACCTGATGCAGGATGCAAGGGTGCTTGATATCCCGGGACGGGACCACATGGTTGCGGTCGGTGACAAAGTCTACAAGAAGGGCGTGCTCGAATTCCTTCATGGTGAGATGGAATGATACCGCGGCGCGTCACCTTCACGGGCGCTGAGAGGAATGCGCTGGTCGGTGACCGCTACGGTGACCACGGGCGCCCCGTGGTCATGCTCCACGGAGGCGGACAGACCCGCCACTCCTGGGAGGCCGCGGCCCAGCGGATTTCCAGCCTTGGGCACGTGGTCTATTGCATCGACCAGCGCGGTCATGGTGAAAGCGCTTGGGTGTCCTCCGGAAACTATGCCTTTGTCGATTTTGCGCACGATCTGGATGCCGTATGCAATGAGGTTACGGCTCAGATCGGTGAGCGGCCTGTTCTGGTCGGGGCCTCCCTTGGCGGTCTGGCTGGCATTCTGGCGGAAGGCGCGATTGCACCTGGTTCTCTCTCCGCGCTTGTTCTCGTCGATGTCACGCCGCGGCTTGATCTTGGCGGAGTCTCAAAGATCCTGGGCTTCATGGGGGCCCGCGTCGAAGACGGGTTTTCGAGCGTCGAAGACGCGGCTGACGCCATAGCAGCCTATCTGCCGAACCGGTCGCGGCCGCGTGACCTTTCCGGCCTGTCCAAGAACCTTCGTCTGCACAAGGATGGTCGTTACCGCTGGCATTGGGATCCGAAGTTTATTGCCGCCAAGGATGCATCTGGGGGAGCGAGTTCTGCTCTGGTCGAAGCGGATCTCGTTAAGGCTGCAAAGAAGCTCACTCTGCCTGTTCTGTTGGTGCGAGGACGCAATTCCGAACTTGTCTCGGAAGCTCATGCCGCCGAGTTCAAGGGCATGGTGCCTCACTCTGAGTTCGTGGATATTCAGGGTGCAGGCCATATGGTTGCGGGAGACAAGAACGATGTCTTTGCAGAAGCGGTTGAGGTATTTTTGCTCCGCTTGTCGGAAACAATTGGCGCCTAACTGATTTTTTCTTTTATTACAGTATCTTGCTCTCGTTTTTACAAGTCGGATCGGTTCTCGGGTTTTGTCTGTTTCGTCGGATAAACGTGAGTCGCGCCAATGGCTTGTTTTCTGGCGCTCTGAAGTTGATTCAAGTGCCTGAAAAGTTCGGCTGGCGTTTTTCGAGGAAGGCGTCTCTGCCTTCCGCAAAATCCCGGCTTTCAAAACAGGTTTCAGCAGCCTTTGCGGCAAGGGCCATTGCATCATTCTGACACCCTGCAGCGATGGCATTGATCGCCAATTTTGCAGCCGTTTGGGTGAGGGG is a window of Labrenzia sp. CE80 DNA encoding:
- the sfsA gene encoding DNA/RNA nuclease SfsA, whose product is MKFPTPLVSGRLVKRYKRFLADVILDEDGSEVTAHCANPGSMLGLKEPGSRVWLSISDNPKRKLKYSWEVMEADGALVGINTAHPNGLVEEAIRAGRVPELSDFASLRREVKYGKNSRIDILLESADGAKTYVEIKNVHLMREAGHAEFPDSVTARGAKHLAEMSDMVAEGHRAAMVFLVQRPDCAKLSLAGDIDPNYAAAFAAARSAGVEAYAVGCDVRVDGIDVDKIVELTV
- a CDS encoding L,D-transpeptidase, producing the protein MSLTRRTFCLTASAAALAGCTSYTRQSPRLPEAAPPAGRRIAPEYLQMYRAMPEERFPIPAVDLTKVDPLYYRQYVDYRSEYPAGTIIVDTPNRFLYLTMENNKAMRYGVGIGRAGFAWGGKARIAYKREWPTWTPPAEMIERQPELEKYRNGMAPALDNPLGARALYIFEGNRDTLYRLHGTSEAYSIGKAVSSGCVRLMHQDVIDLYNRVPNGTNIVVLQA
- the gpt gene encoding xanthine phosphoribosyltransferase, which gives rise to MENPAQNKAFPVSWDMFHRDSRALAWRLSSEGEWKAIVCVTRGGLVPAGIVARELGIRTIETVCIASYHDYENQGQLKVIKPVDPKVIDLEDGQGSGVLVIDDLVDTGKTLKVVREMLPKAHYATVYAKPVGVPMVDTFITEVSQDTWIYFPWDMGWQFQPPLSKDTAG
- a CDS encoding molybdopterin-binding protein translates to MTTAEADQEVTAAFLVIGDEILSGRTKDKNIGFLADYLTTIGIDLREVRIVPDVTEKIVDAVNELRAGYTYVFTSGGIGPTHDDITADSIAAAFGVPIDVDPRAKAILEAHYPPGQLTPARLRMARIPEGADLIDNPVSKAPGFRIENVHVMAGVPSIMQAMVDAIAPTLQTGRKMLSRYVDADVPESRLADQVGEIQTRFPETLIGSYPRTNDGRFTTQIVIRSRDEDTLEAATAAVREAVAGALA
- a CDS encoding FAD-dependent monooxygenase; this translates as MNAPLVIAGAGIGGLTAAVALSRAGHRVLVLERASALSEVGAGLQLSPNACKCLDKIGVLEAVRKTASAPEAIRIRSARSGKALAHIPLGSEASARYGAPYLLSHRADLQKALYDKARSLPSVEVRFGHSFIGSHVDEAGNLSVTFQADDGRNLTLQAKALVGADGVWSRVRETLREHATAKFSGRTAYRATLRADQVDPGLLRDTGLWLGKDAHIVHYPIRQQSAFNIVVLVAEDWNEQDWSAPADRISLLKRFAQWAPDARRLLETPDSWLKWALCGVPATGPWAQGKTVLIGDAAHAMLPFAAQGAAMAIEDALVLASVLTPETTDIADALCRFERQRRERVRKVQKTAEENGRIYHMSGPLALGRDTVLRMSSPESLSARMDWIYGWTPPS
- a CDS encoding zinc-finger domain-containing protein, yielding MADHIVPHFQNASGHDSIAIGAREFMCIGANPPFDHPHVFLDLGEENEIVCPYCSTLYKFDATLKPTESSPADCVWTPKAA
- a CDS encoding alpha/beta hydrolase, with protein sequence MPKFEKDGVEISFLDEGEGDPILLIHGFASNKSINWEYPGWVDLLVKDGRRVIALDNRGHGESSKFYDPEAYGAPVMAEDAFRLLNHLDLQTVDVMGYSMGARISAFLTLNHADRVNRVIFGGLGYGMVSGVGDPEPIASALEAEQLRDVTDRTGRAFRAFAEQTKSDRLSLAACMRSSRQKISEDDISRITRPVLVAVGTNDDIAGSPQRLADLMQDARVLDIPGRDHMVAVGDKVYKKGVLEFLHGEME
- a CDS encoding alpha/beta hydrolase, giving the protein MIPRRVTFTGAERNALVGDRYGDHGRPVVMLHGGGQTRHSWEAAAQRISSLGHVVYCIDQRGHGESAWVSSGNYAFVDFAHDLDAVCNEVTAQIGERPVLVGASLGGLAGILAEGAIAPGSLSALVLVDVTPRLDLGGVSKILGFMGARVEDGFSSVEDAADAIAAYLPNRSRPRDLSGLSKNLRLHKDGRYRWHWDPKFIAAKDASGGASSALVEADLVKAAKKLTLPVLLVRGRNSELVSEAHAAEFKGMVPHSEFVDIQGAGHMVAGDKNDVFAEAVEVFLLRLSETIGA